aagaaaatgttttaaagcaaTCATGTATGCACTTCTCTAAACATCCTTTTACTGTAAACTTTTAGGTGACCCGTTTTTAActcaaaaactaattttatagCATTTTCCAATTCGTTATATGTGTTGTCTTGTAGAAATACCGTATAATTGTCATGTATGGTGGAGTAACTATGAGCTGATTAACAGTTGCAGCACTGTTTTTCTAGTATATCACATCCAAAATGTTATGTAGTAATTTTACAGAGTAATTTTTGAAATCAGATTAGCAGAACATATTCTGGGTAAAACAAGCATTGGCTCTGCATGACAAAGTTCCTCTTTACCCAGACGTGCACGAACAGGAGAGAGACGCCAAATTAAACAACGCCTTGTACGCAGAAAGGAGGAGGAGAATTATAAGAGCCATGACAGTTAAAAACGAGACTGTTTGATAGTAAGAGCATCCAGTCTGATTGACATCAAAATGAGGTGctgtgtttttctctttctgctcCTGCAGGTTTGGGGAGGTTTAGGTGAGTGTGATCTTGATGTATTATTAGCACAGACTGTATAAGACATAAGGAATAAATATGTTACAATACTTAGCCAAGTCAGCAGTTAAAATGACtaacatgtttacattttttgggaTATAGTTGTAAATTCTTAAATGAGTAACATGACCTCTGACATGCAATTGTAGGCTTTCCTCTGTTTGAGCTCAACTCAAAAGCAGATGATGCTCTGCAGATGGCGCTCAGTCAGATCAATGCACGCATTGCCAGGAATCACCTCTACAGAGTGTCCAAGGCATCTGTAAAGAGGGTCAGTACACACTCTTACAACTCTTTTATTTGGCAAAACTGGTATAGGGTGACTGAATAGTATAGCAACACAACCAAAAATATCGACTGCTGatcatttggttttatttaccTTAAGATTGTTCCTTTGGGAATGAACACTTTTGATCTGCATCTGAGGTTTGGCGTTAGGGAGACGGAGTGTCAGAAGAGCTCTGGGGTCGATCCTCAAGGCTGCATGTACCGCAAAGGTTTTTTTGTGGTAAGCTCAAGACCTTCATTCAGTTTAATATCATATATGATGGGCATGATTATGGTCCGGGTTTTGCAGGTAGATTGTAATAATTGTACTAGGTTTGTGCACCATTCATAATTAAATTGATAACTCCTTTTAAATTCCATTTCAATTGCTGAAGTTCAGTTGAAGCAAACAGGATGCTATATGTGGATATTCACAAAAATCTGTATGAACTGCTGTGAGtggttttaattttcagtaaataaattacacataaACGTGTTATGACACACATTAGATAATCATTGTATGAAATAACACCTATAGATATTTGGaagttaaataaatttaattgttgtattttttaaattttatacacCAAGGTGAAAGACTGCATTTTCACAACGTTGagaatatttcatatatttgtaaaataatgtttttctttgatcaaatacagttgaggtcaaaagtttacatacaccttgcagaatctgcaaaatgttaattttttttttttttttagt
This genomic window from Labeo rohita strain BAU-BD-2019 chromosome 1, IGBB_LRoh.1.0, whole genome shotgun sequence contains:
- the spp2 gene encoding secreted phosphoprotein 24, with protein sequence MRCCVFLFLLLQVWGGLGFPLFELNSKADDALQMALSQINARIARNHLYRVSKASVKRIVPLGMNTFDLHLRFGVRETECQKSSGVDPQGCMYRKGFFVPEAGCYIRARVSQDVTRIISLRCTKADSSSSESSEEGGLGLYFDSNHFGTRERTHSTLAPNIKAAPPIYAGHHDNTETNIARGDNFDNHLPYH